A segment of the bacterium genome:
GCCAGCGCCGTCATCGTGGTGCCGCTCGCCGCGCTCTTGGACTACGTCGTGATCCCGTTTGGGACGACCCGGGCGGGGCCGCTGATCTTCCGCGATCTCAACATCGGCGTCTTGTACTTCGCGGCGACCTCCTCGCTCGTCGTCGTCGGGATCCTGATGGCGGGGTGGGGGTCCAACAACAAGTACGCGTTGATCGGCGGGCTGCGGTCGGCGGCGCAGATGGTCAGCTACGAGATCCCCATCGGGCTGGCGCTGATCACGGTCGCGATGCTCGCCGGGTCGCTCTCCACCGTGACGATCGTCAACGCCCAGCGCACCGTCTGGTTCGGCGTGGTCCAGCCGGTGGCGTTTCTCATCTTCCTCATCTCGGCCACCGCCGAGGTGAACCGCGTCCCCTTTGACTTGGTGGAGGCCGAGAGCGAGCTGGTCGCCGGCTATTTCTCGGAATACAGCGGGATGCGGTTTGCGCTGTTCCAGCTCGGCGAGTATGGAGAGATGTTTGCCATGGCCGCGATGGCAGTCACGCTGTTTCTGGGAGGGTGGCGCGGTCCCGTCCTGCCGCCCGTGCTGTGGTTCGTGATCAAGCTGTACGCGCTCATCTTCGTCTTCATGTGGGTGCGGTGGACGTTCCCGCGATTCCGGATCGATCAGCTGCTCAACTTTTCGTGGAAAGTGCTCATCCCGGTCGCCCTCGTGAACCTGGTGGTCACCGCGTATGTCGTGATGGTGCTGCACCCGTGACCGGTGAGGCGATCGCCTTCTACCTGCTGGCGGCGGCGATGCTGGCATCCGGCGTGGTCGTGGTCACC
Coding sequences within it:
- the nuoH gene encoding NADH-quinone oxidoreductase subunit NuoH, which produces MPWYVELARAIVGTVVIFSGVAIIAAMFGVLLERKISGWIQSRLGPKHVGPQGLLQTIADTIKLLHKENIVPRNADAPIFASAVIVVPLAALLDYVVIPFGTTRAGPLIFRDLNIGVLYFAATSSLVVVGILMAGWGSNNKYALIGGLRSAAQMVSYEIPIGLALITVAMLAGSLSTVTIVNAQRTVWFGVVQPVAFLIFLISATAEVNRVPFDLVEAESELVAGYFSEYSGMRFALFQLGEYGEMFAMAAMAVTLFLGGWRGPVLPPVLWFVIKLYALIFVFMWVRWTFPRFRIDQLLNFSWKVLIPVALVNLVVTAYVVMVLHP